The Bradyrhizobium sp. B097 genome contains the following window.
AACTCACCTGGCTGCTGCTGCGCGCCGACAGGGACGACGTCGCGTTCTCGATCGCATCGTTCTCGGGGACGCCGGTCACGACAATTCGTGAGGTCGTGGCCGAGAGCGACACGATCCTGGCGTCGTCGGCGGCGACAAGGCTCTCGGAGCTCGCCGCATCATGCTGATCGGACAAGCCAGCATCAACCTGACGGCCAACGTGCTCTCGGCGCTGCTTGGATTGCTCAGCGTGTTCATTTTCACGCGGCTGTTCGCACCGCATGACTATGGCGTCTTTCTGCTCGGCGTCGGCTTCGCTTCGGTCATATCGGTCTTCCTGGTCGGCTGGTTTCGCAACCTGATCCTGAGCGGCCACGCCCGCAACGACGGCACCGACGTCCGCGGGCTGGTGGCGTCGGGTTACCTGATCTGCTGCCTCACCGCCCCGATCGCCTATCTGCTGGCCCGCCTCGTCGGCCTCGACGCCGCTGCCGCGCTCGCGGCCGTGGTTCTCGCCATTGCGATCGGCCTGTTCGAGCTGACGCAGGATCTGCTGCGTGCACGGCTGAAGGCGCTCTCGGTCATGAAGGCAACGCTGGTCCGCGCGACCGCCCTGCTCGGCCTTGGCGTCGTGGTTGCGCTGGTCAGCCCGACCGGCGTCCTGCTGCTGCTCGCGGCCGCCTCGGCCTATCTCGTCGCCGTGCTCGTGCAATCGCGTAGCGCATGGCGCGGCACCATCGTCAATTTCGACCGTGCCGACCTGCGCTCGCTCGCCCGCACCGGCCTGCCGCTGACCTTGTCGTTGACGCTGCTCGCGATCTCGAGCGTGACCGATCGCTTCATGATCGCGAACCTGATCGGCGCGGCCGACGCCGGCAAATATGTCGCGGCGCTCGACCTGGTGCGCCAGACCCTGATGATGCCGGCGATGAGCATGGCCGCGGCGTTCTTTCCGATGGCCGTGCAGATCCATGCCCGGCAAGGCGACGCCGCGGTCAGGACCCATCTCGCAGATTGCCTCGAACTGCTTGCCGGCGTCACGCTGCCGGCCTGTCTCGGCTTCGCGCTGATCGCCCTGCATGTCACCAACATCATCCTCGGCGCCGACTTCCGCGCGGTTGCAAGCGAGATCATGCCGGTTATCGCGATCGCCGTGCTGTTCCAGGTGCTGACGCAGCAATATCTGCATGCGAGCTTCCTGCTGTCGGGACGCAACTCCTTCTACCTGATCAACACCGCCTCGATCATCGCCGCGAATGTGTTCCTGTCCTACGTGCTGGTCAGCCTCTACGGCACCATCGGCGCGGCCTGGGCGCGGCTCGGCGCCGACATCGCGGGCTTTGTCTGCGCCCTGATCCTGAGCCGCTTCGCCTTCCGGCTTCCGATCCCGCTCGGCCGGCTTGCTCTGATCGCGATCGCAGCGCTCGCGATGGCGCTCACCGTCGGCGCGCTCGACCGCGCTCTCGACCTCGCCGATCTCCCTGCCAGCATCGTGCTGATCGGGGCTGGGCTCGTCGTCTACGCCGCGCTCTGCTGGCTGTTCGACATCGCGCGCCTGCGCGGCCGGCTGAAGCGGGGCCTTGTCATGTTCCACACCAGATCCGCAAACAGCAACGTTGGATGAGCCGATGAACAGATCCCTCGCGCTTGCTACGCGTCCCGCCCCGCTCACCGAACTTTCCATGCCCGTCCCCGCTGAAATCCATCCGGAATCGCTGCTGGCCTTGCCGCCCGGCGAAGCCAAGCAGAGCCTGCTCACGGTTCACAGCATCCTCGAGGCCCGGCTGCCGGCCGGTCCGCTCTCGATTTACGAGGCCGGCGGCGGCTCGACCAGCTATCTGCCGCTCGGCGTGCTGCGCCGTTCGCATGTGACCGTCGTCGACATCGACGCCGATCAGATCCGCAACAACAGCTATGCGCAGGAAGCCATCCTCGGCGACATCCAGACCCATCGCTTCCCGCCGCAGCGTTTCGACCTGATCATCTGCTACAACGTCATCGAGCACATCCCCGATGTGGAGGCCGTGCTGAGCGGGTTCTGCGAGGCGCTGAAGCCGAACGGGCTGTTGCTGA
Protein-coding sequences here:
- a CDS encoding class I SAM-dependent methyltransferase, with protein sequence MNRSLALATRPAPLTELSMPVPAEIHPESLLALPPGEAKQSLLTVHSILEARLPAGPLSIYEAGGGSTSYLPLGVLRRSHVTVVDIDADQIRNNSYAQEAILGDIQTHRFPPQRFDLIICYNVIEHIPDVEAVLSGFCEALKPNGLLLIGAPNPKSLSGIVTKYSPHWFHVWFYRHVRGEKHAGLPGEAPFPTHFHPLVTLGNLEAFAAGRGLQVIYRKKYESPRYPEMRRRKPLLAAMIDAGAKTINALLPGKTDVRHGDYHVILRKLGS
- a CDS encoding oligosaccharide flippase family protein, whose translation is MLIGQASINLTANVLSALLGLLSVFIFTRLFAPHDYGVFLLGVGFASVISVFLVGWFRNLILSGHARNDGTDVRGLVASGYLICCLTAPIAYLLARLVGLDAAAALAAVVLAIAIGLFELTQDLLRARLKALSVMKATLVRATALLGLGVVVALVSPTGVLLLLAAASAYLVAVLVQSRSAWRGTIVNFDRADLRSLARTGLPLTLSLTLLAISSVTDRFMIANLIGAADAGKYVAALDLVRQTLMMPAMSMAAAFFPMAVQIHARQGDAAVRTHLADCLELLAGVTLPACLGFALIALHVTNIILGADFRAVASEIMPVIAIAVLFQVLTQQYLHASFLLSGRNSFYLINTASIIAANVFLSYVLVSLYGTIGAAWARLGADIAGFVCALILSRFAFRLPIPLGRLALIAIAALAMALTVGALDRALDLADLPASIVLIGAGLVVYAALCWLFDIARLRGRLKRGLVMFHTRSANSNVG